A window from Telopea speciosissima isolate NSW1024214 ecotype Mountain lineage chromosome 8, Tspe_v1, whole genome shotgun sequence encodes these proteins:
- the LOC122672488 gene encoding uncharacterized protein LOC122672488 — translation MDDRIRRHGECQSFKEAPRIPPRSYRKPSSFGKVGLLEVSNITLVTSGSWQPNVAAWEKKFCTSVCSLPWFKIIEAKKVMSLYPNVIQWNDSAGQEAFNNAKHRFWATINGLPIDISLPDPNLYIDEIDWNCTVDQELLADLDRALLHSDDDDEKEEKSVLIGDSVFFLNQLVPCSGWGDDAKEDLARIEDNTADNHWECGCAAWGNLLDNNTTWGDTRGSSLLKKKNTNNWENPKPNGINASWGNISRYSGGPISHHGSREAGNLWSWEKKNTNNWENPKSSRINASWGNVSRYSCGPISHCGSREASNLWSWEKKNTNNWENPKPSRINASWGNVSRYSCGPISHRGSREAGNLWSWENSVA, via the exons ATGGATGATAGGATTAGACGCCATGGAGAATGTCAAAGTTTCAAAGAGGCACCGAGGATACCGCCAAGATCGTACAGAAAACCATCTTCTTTTG GCAAAGTAGGATTGCTCGAGGTTTCTAACATTACACTTGTAACTTCAGGGTCATGGCAGCCAAATGTAGCAGCTTGGGAAAAGAAATTTTGCACTTCAGTTTGTTCACTTCCATGGTTTAAAATCATTGAAGCGAAGAAGGTTATGTCACTATACCCGAATGTGATTCAATGGAATGATTCAGCTGGCCAAGAGGCCTTTAACAATGCCAAGCACCGGTTTTGGGCAACTATCAATGGCCTCCCCATTGATATCAGTCTCCCTGACCCCAATTTGTACATAGATGAAATAGACTGGAACTGTACTGTTGATCAGGAGCTGCTAGCAGATTTAGATCGAGCACTACTACATTCTGATGATGACgatgagaaagaggagaagtCTGTGCTTATTGGTGATTCTGTCTTCTTCTTAAATCAACTAGTTCCATGCTCCGGATGGGGTGATGATGCAAAGGAAGATCTAGCCAGAATTGAGGACAATACTGCTGACAATCATTGGGAGTGTGGATGTGCTGCTTGGGGGAATTTGTTAGATAATAATACCACATGGGGAGACACCAGAGGTAGCtcattgttgaagaagaagaataccaATAACTgggagaatccaaaacccaacgGGATTAATGCAAGTTGGGGAAACATTTCCAGGTATTCAGGCGGGCCAATTAGTCATCATGGATCCAGGGAAGCAGGCAATCTGTGGAgttgggagaagaagaataccAATAACTGGGAGAATCCAAAATCCAGCAGGATTAATGCAAGTTGGGGAAACGTTTCCAGGTATTCATGCGGGCCAATTAGTCATTGTGGATCCAGGGAAGCATCCAATCTGTGGAgttgggagaagaagaataccAATAACTgggagaatccaaaacccagcaGGATAAATGCAAGTTGGGGAAACGTTTCAAGGTATTCATGCGGGCCAATTAGTCATCGTGGATCCAGGGAAGCAGGCAATCTGTGGAGTTGGGAGAATTCTGTTGCTTAG